The following coding sequences lie in one Phalacrocorax carbo chromosome 3, bPhaCar2.1, whole genome shotgun sequence genomic window:
- the SIX3 gene encoding homeobox protein SIX3 yields the protein MVFRSPLELYPTHFFLPNFAADPHHRSLLLASGGGGGGSGSGSGCSPGAGGGGGGSSRAPHEELSMFQLPTLNFSPEQVASVCETLEETGDIERLGRFLWSLPVAPGACEAINKHESILRARAVVAFHTGNFRDLYHILENHKFTKESHGKLQAMWLEAHYQEAEKLRGRPLGPVDKYRVRKKFPLPRTIWDGEQKTHCFKERTRSLLREWYLQDPYPNPSKKRELAQATGLTPTQVGNWFKNRRQRDRAAAAKNRLQHQAIGQSGMRSLAEPGCPTHSSAESPSTAASPTTSVSSLTERAETGTSILSVTSSDSECDV from the exons ATGGTGTTCAGGTCCCCGCTAGAGCTTTATCCCACCCATTTCTTCTTGCCAAACTTCGCCGCCGACCCGCACCACCGCTCCCTCCTTCTCgccagcggcggcggcggcggcggcagcggcagcggctCGGGCTGCAGCCCCGGTGCCGGCGGCGGTGGAGGCGGCAGCTCCCGGGCACCCCACGAAGAGTTGTCAATGTTTCAGCTGCCCACACTCAACTTCTCCCCGGAGCAAGTGGCCAGCGTCTGCGAGACGCTGGAGGAGACTGGAGACATAGAGAGGCTGGGGAGGTTCCTCTGGTCGCTGCCGGTGGCGCCGGGGGCATGCGAGGCCATCAACAAGCACGAGTCCATCCTCCGCGCCCGGGCGGTGGTGGCCTTCCACACGGGCAACTTCCGAGACCTCTATCACATCCTGGAGAACCACAAATTCACCAAGGAGTCCCACGGCAAGTTGCAGGCCATGTGGCTCGAAGCGCACTACCAGGAGGCCGAGAAGCTAAGGGGTCGCCCGCTGGGGCCGGTTGATAAATACAGGGTGAGGAAGAAGTTTCCGCTGCCCAGGACCATTTGGGATGGCGAGCAGAAGACGCACTGCTTCAAGGAGAGGACTCGCAGCCTCCTGAGGGAGTGGTACCTGCAGGACCCTTACCCCAACCCCAGCAAGAAAAGGGAACTGGCTCAGGCCACGGGGCTCACCCCCACGCAAGTAGGCAACTGGTTCAAAAACCGAAGGCAAAGAGACAGAGCGGCGGCGGCTAAAAACAG GCTCCAGCACCAGGCGATAGGACAGAGCGGCATGCGGTCGCTGGCTGAGCCCGGCTGCCCGACACACAGCTCGGCCGAGTCTCCGTCCACGGCGGCCAGCCCGACCACCAGCGTCTCCAGTTTGACAGAAAGAGCCGAGACGGGCACCTCCATCCTCTCGGTAACCTCCAGCGACTCGGAATGTGATGTATGA